Below is a genomic region from Brassica rapa cultivar Chiifu-401-42 chromosome A08, CAAS_Brap_v3.01, whole genome shotgun sequence.
tcttgcgtcagggtttagggttttattATTCCGTCGAACTATACTAATCTTGACCTTCTTTACAGGGACGTCCTGATACATGGACGTTGATCAAAGCCCATGGAACAGCTGTTGGACTCCCTAGTGAAGACGATATGGGAAACAGTGAGGTTGGTCACAATGCTCTCGGTGCTGGTCGTATCTTCGCTCAAGGTGCTAAGCTTTGCGACATTGCTCTTGCTTCCGGCAAAATCTTTGACGGTGAAGGTTTCAAATATGTCTCTGAGTCTTTCGAGAAGAACACTTTGCACTTCGTTGGACTTCTCAGTGACGGTGGAGTCCACTCTCGTCTCGACCAGCTCCAAGTATTAATCTTTTTCTTCATCCCTTTGGTTGAGTATTGTTGATTTGGTTACTGAAACATCTTTGTTGTGTAGTTGCTGATCAAGGGTTCAGCTGAACGTGGAGCTAAGAGAATCCGTGTCCATATTCTTACTGATGGTCGTGATGTTTTGGATGGTTCAAGTGTCGGGTTCGTGGAGATTCTCGAAGCCGACCTCGCTAAGTTGCGTGAGAACGGTGTGGATGCTCAGATTGCGTCTGGTGGAGGCCGTATGTACGTGACTTTGGACCGGTACGAGAACGACTGGGGTGTTGTGAAGCGTGGTTGGGATGCTCAGGTTCTTGGAGAAGCTCCCCACAAGTTCAAAAACGCTGTTGAAGCTGTGAAGACTCTGAGGAAAGAGCCTGGCGCTAATGACCAGTATCTCCCTCCGTTTGTGATCGTTGACGACGCAGGGAAAGCTGTTGGTCCTATCGTGGACGGTGATGCGGTTGTCACGTTCAACTTCAGGGCTGACCGTATGGTTATGCACGCCAAGGCGCTTGAGTACGAGGACTTTGACAAGTTTGACCGCGTGAGGTTCCCAAAGATCCGTTACGCTGGTATGCTTGAGTATGATGGAGAGCTAAAGCTTCCGAGCCGTTACCTTGTTTCTCCCCCGGAGATTGATAGAACCTCTGGTGAATATTTGACTCACAATGGCGTCAGTACTTTTGCTTGCAGGTTTGTGTATATTTCTCTATATTCCATTTTGAGTATAGTGTAAAGTGTAGTCTTGAACTGATTAAGTTATGTTTACTGAAACAGTGAGACCGTCAAGTTTGGGCATGTGACGTTCTTCTGGAACGGGAACCGATCAGGATATTTCAACGAGAAACTGGAGCAGTATGTTGAAATCCC
It encodes:
- the LOC103836310 gene encoding 2,3-bisphosphoglycerate-independent phosphoglycerate mutase 1, with the protein product MASNSAWKLDDHPKLPKGKTIALIVLDGWGESAPDEYNCIHTAPTPTMDSLKNGRPDTWTLIKAHGTAVGLPSEDDMGNSEVGHNALGAGRIFAQGAKLCDIALASGKIFDGEGFKYVSESFEKNTLHFVGLLSDGGVHSRLDQLQLLIKGSAERGAKRIRVHILTDGRDVLDGSSVGFVEILEADLAKLRENGVDAQIASGGGRMYVTLDRYENDWGVVKRGWDAQVLGEAPHKFKNAVEAVKTLRKEPGANDQYLPPFVIVDDAGKAVGPIVDGDAVVTFNFRADRMVMHAKALEYEDFDKFDRVRFPKIRYAGMLEYDGELKLPSRYLVSPPEIDRTSGEYLTHNGVSTFACSETVKFGHVTFFWNGNRSGYFNEKLEQYVEIPSDSGISFNVKPKMKALEIAEKARDAILSGKFDQVRVNLPNSDMVGHTGDIDATVVACEAADVAVKMILDAIEQVKGIYVVTADHGNAEDMVKRDKAGKPALDKEGKLQILTSHTLKPVPIAIGGPGLSEGVRFRKDLETPGLANVAATVMNLHGFVAPADYEPTLIEVVE